The genomic segment TGGTTGGTTGGTTGAAGGTTGTTGAAGGTGGGTTGGTTGAAGGTGGGTTGGTTGAAGGTGGGTTGGTTGAAGGTGGGTTGGTTGAAGGTGGGTTGGAGGTTGAAGGTGGGTTGGTTGAAGGTGGGTTGGAGGTTGAAGGTGGGTTGGTTGAAGGTGGGTTGGTTGAAGGTGGGTTGGTTGAAGGTGGGTTGGTTGAAGGTGGGTTGGTTGAAGGTGGGTTGGTTGAAGGTGGGTTGGTTGAACGCGATCGCGTGGCCTTTTGGCCAAGGTTGAACGCGATCGCGTGGCCAAAGGCCAAGGTTATTGGCCTTGGATCTGGGAACAGGTAGCTATTGGTGGTGAGTGAACCATAATAAATCCTAAATCAGAGCTATAGCATATTTAAATCCAGCTTTTGAAGATATGTGTGTAAAAATAAAGAAAAGTTACATAACTTAAAAATAGCGGATAAAGGAGTAAAGGGATGGTAGTACTCACTGACCGGGTTCAAAAGCGGCTAACCATAGAGACTAGCGAGATTGCTCCAGATACCACAACTATTCGTTCTTTGGATTGGGATCGCGATCGCTTCGACATCGAATTTGGACTACAAAACGGCACCACGTACAACTCGTATCTGATTCGGGGTGAGAAAATTGCCCTGGTCGATACGTCCCATGAAAAATTCCGCCAGCTATATTTAGATACTCTAACCGGACTGATTAACCCTACCGATATTGATTACTTAATTATCAGCCATACTGAACCAGACCACAGTGGCTTAGTTAAAGATGTGCTTGAACTGGCTCCAGATATTACTGTGGTGGGCTCGAAAATGGCAATCCAGTTCCTGGAAGACTTTGTACACCAACCGTTTCAGCGGCAAATTGTCAAAAGTGGTAATCAGCTGGATTTAGGCAATGGGCATATCCTGGATTTTGTCAATGCCCCTAATCTTCATTGGCCCGACACCATGCTCACTTACGATGCCGGGACTAAGGTGCTGTATACTTGTGATGTCTTTGGCATGCACTACTGCTCTGCTAGCACCTATGATCACAACCTCAGCGCTATAGAAGCAGATTATCGATTTTACTACGAATGCCTGATGGCTCCCAACGCCCGCTCAGTACTATCTGCTCTCAAGCGGATGGACAAGTTGGGAGAGGTGACTACTATTGCTAATGGTCATGGTCCTCTACTGCGCCACAATGTAGAACAACTGGTAGGAAATTACCGCAACTGGAGTCAAGCCAAGGCCAAGGCAGAAAAATCCGTTGTTGTGTTTTATGTTTCAGATTATGGCTATAGCGATCGCATTTCTCAAGCGATCGCCCTAGGCATTACCAAAACTGAGATTGCTGTGGAAATGATGGACCTCAAATCCGCTGACCCCCAAGAGGTTCAGGAAGCAGTTAACCGTGCTGCTGGCATAGTAATTGGGATGCCTCCAACCACAAACAGCACCACTACAGCAGCAGTTAGCACGGTACTTGCTGCGGTCAAATCCAAGCAATCCGTTGGTCTGTTTGAATCCTATGGCGAAGATGACGAACCGATTGACCCCCTACGCAGTCAATTTAGAAGCCTAGGACTCAAAGAAGCGTTTCCTGGGATTCGGATCAAAGATACTCCTAGTGAAACCACTTACAAGCTTTGTGAAGAAGCCGGTACTGACATGGGGCAATGGCTGAGTCGCGATCGCTTGATCAAGAACATGAAATCCCTAGATACAGACCTAGACAAAGCCCTAGGTCGTCTCAGTGGTGGATTATATATCATCACGGCTAAGAAAGGGGATGTCAAGAGTGCGATGTTAGCCTCTTGGGTGAGCCAAGCTAGCTTCGAGCCTTTGGGTTTCACCATTGCTGTAGCCAAAGACCGGGCGATTGAATCCTTGATGCAAGTGGGAGACCGCTTTGTACTCAATGTACTCGAAGAAGGCAACTACCAAGACTTAATGAAACACTTCCTCAAGCGCTTCAAACCTGGTGCTGACCGCTTTGCAGGAGTGAATACACAAACAGCAGAAAACGGTTCCCCGATTCTGACCGATGCCCTAGCTTATCTAGAGTGTAAAGTTACCACCCGTATGGAATGTAGTGATCATTGGATTGTTTACTCTACCGTTGAGACAGGACGGGTTTCTAAGCCAGAGTCTCTGACTGCTATCCACCATCGGAAAGTTGGAAATCATTACTAAACCCACATCTTGCACCAAGTTTAAAATTTACCTGTAAAGGTAGGGAACAGGGAACAGGGAACAGGGAACAGTGATAAAATCTGAATTTTTCCGTACTGAAATTGATTGTTATCACTTCCGTTCTGTTATTAAGTTTTTTTCTACTGGTGCAAGATCTCAGCTGCGCGCCTAGGGGCGATCGCGCCAAAGCGCAACACTAGTAAGAAACACATTTTTATTGAAAATCTTAAATCCTTGCTGGGGTTTGGGTTTTAAAATGTGTTCCTTAAAATGTGTTCCTTAAGAGTTAAATACTCTAGCATTTATAACATTAATGAGGTACACATATTTTTCACTCCTCTCTATTACCTGCTCCCGTCTTGATGCAGTCGCTCATGGGGGAAACCACGGCAGTTGCTCATGGGGGGAACCCCCAAGACCGCACTGCCTCCCCAAGACCGCGCTGCATCGCTGCTCCCTGCTCCCTGCTCCCTGCTCCCTGTTCCCTGTTCCCTGTTTCCTGTTCCCTAAAACCAGGAACTGTGTACCTCACCAAATTTAAAACCGCTATAAATGTAACCGGCTAACCTGAACCCATGAACAATACAAAACCCCGTGACGTCCAACCCCTGCATATTGCCACCGATACGCTCATATTGCGATCGCGTACTTGGGACCGGCTCAAATTTGAAATCGAATATGCCTTGCAACGAGGTACCACTGCTAATTCTTTTCTAATTCGAGCTGATCAAATCGCCCTATTCGATCCACCAGGAGAATCTTTTACAGAGGTGTTTCTCAAAGCATTACAAGAACGCCTTGACCCAAAGCTGATCGATTATGTCATCCTCGGTCACCTCAATCCCAATCGCCTGGTTACCCTGAATGCTCTGCTCAAACTTGCTCCTGAGATTACCTTTGTTTGCTCCAATCCTGGTGCTAAATCCTTGCGCACTCTGTTTGAGAAACTAGAGGATAAAGCTATTCCAGAACAGGAGCTCAAAATCCTGGTGATGAAAGGGGATGATACTCTCGATTTAGGTGAAGGTCACATCCTAGATTTTATCCCTACCCCTAATCCCCGTTTTCCTGATCAGCTTTGTACCTACGATCCTAAAACTCAAATCCTATTTACAGATAAATTATTTGGTGCTCATGTCTGTGGAGACCAGGTAATGGATGAAGGTTGGAGGGTTTATAACGAAGACCGACGCTATTATTTTGATTGCCTGATGGCACCCCACGCCCGACAGGTGGAAACAGCTTTAGCTAAATTAGCTGACTTTGATGCTAAGCTTTATGCTACCGGTCACGGACCCTTGGTGCGCTATGGCTTTCAAGAACTAACTGAGTCCTATGGTAAATGGAGTAAGCAACAACAAGCTCAAGAGGCAAATGTTGCCCTAATTTATGCGTCAGCTTACGGAAATACTGGCGCGATTGCTCAAGTGATCGCAAGAGGTATCACTAAGGCTGGTGTATCGGTAGAATCCCTTAACTGTGAGGCAGCTGACCCGGAAGAGATTGGAGCTGCTGTCGAGAAAGCAGACGGATTTATCATGGGTTCTCCTACCCTAGGAGGTCACGCACCAACCCAGGTTCAAACCGCTTTGGGTATGGTTTTATCTAGCGCTACGAAAACTAAGCTAGCGGGTGTCTTTGGTTCCTATGGCTGGAGTGGGGAAGCCATTGACCTATTAGAAAGTAAGTTCCGGGATGCCGGTTACCAGTTTGGCTTTGAGACGATTCGGGTCAAATTTAAGCCTACAGACAAAGACCTCAAATACTGTGAAGAAGCTGGTACAGATTTTGCTCAAGCCCTGAAAAAAGCCAAAAAAGCCCGGAAACCCAAGCAACCTGCTGGTGAGTCTTCCGCTGCCCGCACTGAGCAAGCGGTGGGACGGTTGATTGGTTCGTTGTGTGTTGTGACTACTAAACAACAAGACCTGACCGGAGCGATGCTAGCTTCCTGGGTATCTCAAGCTACCTTTACTCCTCCAGGGTTAACCGTAGCGGTAGCTAAAGAACGAGCAGTTGAGTCTTTGATGCACACTGGGGATCATTTTGTCTTGAATGTGTTAGAAGACGGCAAACATTTACCCTTGATGAAGCAGTTTCTCAAACCTTTTAAGCCTGGTGAAGACCGATTTGGTGGGATAAATATAGAAGAAGCAGACAATGGTTGTCCAATTCTAAGTGATGCCCTAGCTTATTTGGAATGTACTGTAGAAAATCGGATGGAATGTGGTGACCACTGGCTAGTTTATGGGGTGGTTAAAAATGGTAAGGTGCTATCTGATGGAGTAACTGCCCTGCATCATCGTAAGTCGGGGACCTATTATTAATAGGACATTGTATAGCGCTACGCGCAAGGCAAAAGGCAAAAGGCAAAAGGCAAAAGGCAAAAGGCAAAAGGCAAAAGGCAAAAGGCAAAAGGCAAAAGTTTACTATAACAGCTTTTCACCTTGTATAAATGTCCTAAGCTTAATGCGTAGTGCTATTTTTTTGTTTAAAAGGAACAGGGAATAGAACTATGTCTTAACCTTTACTTCGACTGCTATACAGCTAAAAAAAGTGATGCTCAGCAAAGAGTATCGCTTTTTTTTAATCTATAGCCAG from the Moorena sp. SIOASIH genome contains:
- a CDS encoding diflavin flavoprotein; the protein is MVVLTDRVQKRLTIETSEIAPDTTTIRSLDWDRDRFDIEFGLQNGTTYNSYLIRGEKIALVDTSHEKFRQLYLDTLTGLINPTDIDYLIISHTEPDHSGLVKDVLELAPDITVVGSKMAIQFLEDFVHQPFQRQIVKSGNQLDLGNGHILDFVNAPNLHWPDTMLTYDAGTKVLYTCDVFGMHYCSASTYDHNLSAIEADYRFYYECLMAPNARSVLSALKRMDKLGEVTTIANGHGPLLRHNVEQLVGNYRNWSQAKAKAEKSVVVFYVSDYGYSDRISQAIALGITKTEIAVEMMDLKSADPQEVQEAVNRAAGIVIGMPPTTNSTTTAAVSTVLAAVKSKQSVGLFESYGEDDEPIDPLRSQFRSLGLKEAFPGIRIKDTPSETTYKLCEEAGTDMGQWLSRDRLIKNMKSLDTDLDKALGRLSGGLYIITAKKGDVKSAMLASWVSQASFEPLGFTIAVAKDRAIESLMQVGDRFVLNVLEEGNYQDLMKHFLKRFKPGADRFAGVNTQTAENGSPILTDALAYLECKVTTRMECSDHWIVYSTVETGRVSKPESLTAIHHRKVGNHY
- a CDS encoding diflavin flavoprotein; the encoded protein is MNNTKPRDVQPLHIATDTLILRSRTWDRLKFEIEYALQRGTTANSFLIRADQIALFDPPGESFTEVFLKALQERLDPKLIDYVILGHLNPNRLVTLNALLKLAPEITFVCSNPGAKSLRTLFEKLEDKAIPEQELKILVMKGDDTLDLGEGHILDFIPTPNPRFPDQLCTYDPKTQILFTDKLFGAHVCGDQVMDEGWRVYNEDRRYYFDCLMAPHARQVETALAKLADFDAKLYATGHGPLVRYGFQELTESYGKWSKQQQAQEANVALIYASAYGNTGAIAQVIARGITKAGVSVESLNCEAADPEEIGAAVEKADGFIMGSPTLGGHAPTQVQTALGMVLSSATKTKLAGVFGSYGWSGEAIDLLESKFRDAGYQFGFETIRVKFKPTDKDLKYCEEAGTDFAQALKKAKKARKPKQPAGESSAARTEQAVGRLIGSLCVVTTKQQDLTGAMLASWVSQATFTPPGLTVAVAKERAVESLMHTGDHFVLNVLEDGKHLPLMKQFLKPFKPGEDRFGGINIEEADNGCPILSDALAYLECTVENRMECGDHWLVYGVVKNGKVLSDGVTALHHRKSGTYY